A window of Streptomyces marispadix contains these coding sequences:
- a CDS encoding dihydroorotase translates to MAGTNSTNGRTLLRGARVLGGEPVDVLIDGEKIREVGGGLDGTGAEVVDAGGRILLPGLVDLHTHLREPGREDSETVLTGTRAAARGGFTAVHAMANTFPVADTAGVVEQVWRLGRESGYCDVQPVGAVTVGLEGKKLAELGAMHDSAAAVRVFSDDGKCVDDAVIMRRALEYVKAFDGVVAQHAQEPRLTEGAQMNEGTVSAALGLGGWPAVAEESIIARDVLLAAHVGSRLHICHLSTAGSVELVRWAKSKGWNVTAEVTPHHLLLTDELVRSYDPVYKVNPPLRTEADVLALREALADGTIDCVATDHAPHPHEDKDCEWGAAAMGMLGLETALPVLQHTMVDTGLLDWAGIAERMSHRPAAIGRLDGQGRPVAAGEPANLLLVDPDYRGTVDPAGFASRSRNTPYEGRELPGRVTHTWLRGRPTLVDGKLA, encoded by the coding sequence ATGGCAGGCACGAACAGCACCAACGGCAGGACGCTGCTGCGCGGGGCCCGCGTACTGGGCGGGGAGCCCGTCGACGTACTGATCGACGGGGAGAAGATCCGCGAGGTCGGCGGCGGTCTCGACGGCACCGGCGCCGAGGTGGTCGACGCAGGCGGCCGGATCCTGCTGCCCGGCCTCGTCGATCTCCACACCCACCTCCGGGAGCCCGGACGTGAGGACTCCGAGACCGTGCTCACCGGGACCAGGGCCGCCGCCAGGGGCGGGTTCACCGCCGTGCACGCCATGGCCAACACCTTCCCGGTCGCCGACACCGCGGGCGTCGTGGAGCAGGTGTGGCGGCTGGGCCGCGAGTCCGGCTACTGCGACGTCCAGCCCGTTGGCGCCGTCACCGTCGGGCTGGAGGGCAAGAAGCTCGCAGAACTCGGCGCGATGCACGACTCCGCCGCGGCGGTGCGGGTCTTCTCCGACGACGGCAAGTGCGTCGACGACGCCGTGATCATGCGGCGCGCGCTGGAGTACGTGAAGGCCTTCGACGGCGTCGTCGCCCAGCACGCGCAGGAGCCCAGGCTGACCGAGGGCGCCCAGATGAACGAGGGCACCGTCTCCGCCGCACTCGGCCTCGGCGGCTGGCCCGCCGTCGCCGAGGAGTCGATCATCGCCCGCGACGTGCTGCTCGCCGCACACGTCGGCTCCCGGCTGCACATCTGCCATCTGTCGACGGCCGGTTCCGTCGAACTGGTCCGCTGGGCCAAGTCGAAGGGCTGGAACGTCACCGCGGAGGTCACCCCGCACCATCTGCTGCTCACCGACGAACTCGTACGCTCCTACGACCCCGTGTACAAGGTGAACCCTCCGCTGCGCACCGAGGCCGACGTACTGGCCCTGCGGGAGGCCCTCGCGGACGGCACGATCGACTGCGTAGCGACCGACCACGCCCCGCACCCGCACGAGGACAAGGACTGCGAGTGGGGTGCCGCGGCCATGGGGATGCTCGGCCTGGAGACGGCGCTGCCGGTGCTCCAGCACACGATGGTCGACACCGGGCTTCTGGACTGGGCGGGCATCGCCGAGCGGATGTCGCACCGTCCTGCCGCGATCGGCCGCCTCGACGGCCAGGGCCGCCCCGTCGCCGCAGGTGAGCCCGCGAATCTGCTGCTCGTGGACCCGGACTACCGTGGGACGGTGGACCCCGCGGGCTTCGCCTCCCGCAGCCGCAACACCCCCTACGAGGGCAGGGAGCTGCCGGGACGCGTCACCCACACATGGCTGCGGGGACGGCCCACACTCGTCGACGGGAAACTGGCGTGA
- a CDS encoding PH-like domain-containing protein, with protein MIAQSLAVLAQGPAADLAREPRSQEVTDWAARIGWVVGLLIFVALLYWLMRQGWKWRGTLQGDLPEPPPLPSPEETGEARLHAAGRYHGSTSAGQWLDRIVAHGLGTRSRAEITLTGHGVHVVRPGARDFLIPAGQLRGARLDKGIAGKVLTEGGLLVITWRLGDRTLDSGFRLDRAAEHPSWVARIEAMTSGDSGVAVSNHPAATPERDT; from the coding sequence GTGATCGCACAATCTCTCGCTGTCCTGGCACAGGGCCCGGCCGCGGACCTGGCACGGGAGCCCCGGTCCCAGGAGGTCACCGACTGGGCGGCCCGCATCGGCTGGGTCGTCGGACTGCTGATCTTCGTGGCGCTGCTGTACTGGCTGATGCGGCAGGGCTGGAAGTGGCGCGGCACCCTCCAGGGCGACCTGCCCGAACCCCCGCCGCTCCCCTCGCCGGAGGAGACCGGCGAGGCCCGGCTGCACGCGGCCGGCCGGTACCACGGCTCCACCTCGGCGGGCCAGTGGCTGGACCGGATCGTCGCCCACGGCCTCGGCACCCGAAGCCGCGCGGAGATCACCCTCACCGGGCATGGAGTCCACGTCGTACGGCCCGGGGCGCGGGACTTCCTCATCCCGGCCGGGCAGTTGCGCGGCGCACGCCTGGACAAGGGCATCGCGGGCAAGGTCCTCACCGAGGGCGGCCTGCTGGTGATCACCTGGCGGCTCGGCGACCGCACCCTCGACTCCGGCTTCCGCCTCGACCGCGCCGCCGAACACCCGTCGTGGGTCGCGCGGATCGAGGCGATGACATCGGGCGACAGCGGCGTCGCCGTATCGAACCACCCCGCAGCCACCCCTGAGAGGGACACATGA
- the gmk gene encoding guanylate kinase, with amino-acid sequence MSTAAPRGATPEPPAGTPRLTVLSGPSGVGKSTVIAHLRKVHPEVWLSVSATTRRPRPGEVHGVQYFFVDDEEFDKLVANGELLEWAEFAGNRYGTPRGAVLEHLERGEPVLLEIDLQGARLVKQAMPSARLVFLAPPSWQELVRRLTGRGTEAPEVIDRRLAVARTELAAEEEFDTTLVNTSVEDVSAELLALMRIA; translated from the coding sequence ATGAGTACAGCAGCCCCCCGGGGGGCCACCCCCGAACCTCCCGCCGGCACGCCGCGGCTGACCGTGCTCTCCGGCCCTTCGGGCGTCGGCAAGAGCACGGTCATCGCGCATCTGCGCAAGGTCCATCCCGAGGTCTGGCTGTCGGTGTCCGCCACGACGCGCAGGCCGCGTCCCGGCGAAGTGCACGGAGTGCAGTACTTCTTCGTGGACGACGAGGAGTTCGACAAGCTGGTCGCCAACGGCGAGCTGCTGGAGTGGGCCGAGTTCGCGGGCAACCGCTACGGGACACCGCGCGGCGCCGTACTGGAGCATCTGGAGCGCGGCGAGCCCGTACTGCTGGAGATCGACCTCCAGGGGGCGCGGCTGGTGAAGCAGGCGATGCCCTCCGCACGGCTCGTCTTCCTCGCACCGCCGAGCTGGCAGGAGCTGGTGCGCCGCCTCACCGGGCGCGGTACGGAAGCTCCCGAAGTGATCGACCGCCGCCTCGCGGTGGCCCGCACGGAGCTGGCCGCGGAGGAGGAGTTCGACACCACCCTTGTCAATACCTCGGTCGAGGACGTCAGCGCCGAGCTGCTAGCCTTGATGCGGATCGCTTGA
- the carA gene encoding glutamine-hydrolyzing carbamoyl-phosphate synthase small subunit, which produces MTSNDRPGAVSPAGAVTTAGSAGSTGSVGSAVLVLEDGRSFRGRAYGAVGETFGEAVFNTGMTGYQETLTDPSYHRQVVVMTAPHIGNTGVNDEDPESGRIWVAGYVVRDPARRPSNWRSVRTLDEELAAQGVVGISGVDTRALTRHLRERGAMRAGIFSGEAASADAAALLQRVRSAPAMKGADLCGEVATREPYVVPAHGARRFTVAAVDLGIKGMTPHRMAERGIEVHVLPADATAEDVYAVGQHGPDGVFFSNGPGDPAAAGHPVELMRAVLERGTPLFGICFGNQILGRALGFGTFKLKYGHRGVNQPVQDRATGKVEVTAHNHGFAVDAPLDTVTDTPYGRAEVSHVCLNDGVVEGLRLLDRPAFSVQYHPEAAAGPHDAAYLFDRFTALMEDQRQHRQQHSTNAHLEDRRA; this is translated from the coding sequence ATGACGAGCAACGACCGGCCGGGCGCCGTGAGTCCGGCCGGAGCCGTGACCACCGCCGGCTCCGCCGGCTCCACCGGCTCCGTCGGTTCCGCCGTACTCGTGCTGGAGGACGGACGCAGCTTCCGGGGACGTGCCTACGGGGCGGTGGGGGAGACGTTCGGGGAAGCCGTCTTCAACACCGGGATGACCGGCTATCAGGAGACGCTCACCGACCCCTCCTACCACCGTCAGGTCGTCGTGATGACCGCCCCGCACATCGGCAACACCGGCGTCAACGACGAGGACCCGGAGTCCGGCCGTATCTGGGTCGCCGGATACGTCGTACGCGACCCGGCACGCAGGCCCTCCAACTGGCGCTCCGTACGCACCCTCGACGAGGAGCTGGCGGCGCAGGGCGTCGTCGGCATCAGCGGCGTCGACACCCGGGCGCTCACCCGGCATCTGCGCGAGCGCGGTGCGATGCGTGCCGGGATCTTCTCCGGGGAGGCCGCCTCCGCGGATGCGGCGGCCCTGCTTCAGCGGGTGCGTTCGGCTCCGGCGATGAAGGGCGCCGACCTGTGCGGCGAGGTGGCCACGCGCGAGCCGTACGTGGTGCCCGCGCACGGCGCCAGGCGCTTCACCGTCGCCGCCGTGGACCTCGGCATCAAGGGCATGACGCCGCACCGCATGGCCGAGCGCGGCATAGAGGTCCATGTGCTGCCCGCGGACGCCACCGCCGAGGACGTCTACGCGGTCGGGCAGCACGGCCCGGACGGGGTGTTCTTCTCCAACGGTCCCGGCGACCCGGCCGCCGCGGGGCATCCCGTGGAGCTGATGCGGGCGGTGCTGGAGCGCGGTACGCCGCTGTTCGGCATCTGCTTCGGCAACCAGATCCTCGGACGGGCGCTGGGCTTCGGCACGTTCAAGCTCAAGTACGGCCATCGCGGCGTCAACCAGCCCGTGCAGGACCGCGCGACCGGAAAGGTCGAAGTCACCGCGCACAACCACGGGTTCGCCGTCGACGCGCCGCTGGACACCGTCACGGACACCCCGTACGGCCGCGCCGAGGTCTCCCACGTGTGCCTCAACGACGGTGTCGTGGAGGGTCTGCGGCTGCTGGACCGGCCGGCCTTCAGTGTCCAGTACCACCCGGAGGCGGCGGCCGGGCCGCACGACGCCGCCTATCTCTTCGACCGCTTCACGGCGCTCATGGAAGACCAGCGGCAGCACAGGCAACAGCACAGCACGAACGCGCACTTGGAGGACCGGCGTGCCTAA
- the rpoZ gene encoding DNA-directed RNA polymerase subunit omega: MSSSISTPEGIINPPIDELLEATDSKYSLVIYAAKRARQINAYYSQLGEGLLEYVGPLVDTHVHEKPLSIALREINAGLLTSEAVDVPVTQ, encoded by the coding sequence GTGTCCTCTTCCATCTCCACGCCCGAGGGCATCATCAACCCGCCGATTGATGAGCTGCTCGAAGCCACCGACTCGAAGTACAGCCTGGTGATCTACGCCGCCAAGCGCGCGCGCCAGATCAACGCGTACTACTCGCAGCTCGGTGAGGGCCTCCTCGAGTACGTGGGCCCGCTGGTCGACACCCACGTCCACGAGAAGCCGCTCTCGATCGCTCTCCGCGAGATCAACGCGGGGCTGCTGACCTCCGAGGCCGTCGACGTGCCGGTCACGCAGTAG
- a CDS encoding quinone-dependent dihydroorotate dehydrogenase produces the protein MYPLLFKTVLARMDPEKAHRLAFALIRAAARLPLARTLVAARFAPRHEELTVDALGLRMPGPFGLAAGFDKNADGIDGLALLGFSHIETGTVTGQPQPGNPPKRLFRLVPDRALINRMGFNNDGSAAVASRLAARAARRSGRADGPVVGVNIGKTKAVPEEEAVADYVTSTRRLAPYADYLVVNVSSPNTPGLRAFQATEALRPLLRAVREAADETVTERRVPLLVKIAPDLADEDVDAVADLAVELGLDGVIATNTTVAREGLGLTAGPSLTSETGGLSGAPLRERSLEVLRRLYARVGGRITLVGVGGITTADDAWQRILAGATLVQGYSAFVYEGPGWARRIHRGLAARLAASPYETLADAVGAAHGEAEAA, from the coding sequence ATGTATCCCCTGCTCTTCAAGACCGTCCTCGCGCGGATGGACCCGGAGAAGGCCCACCGGCTGGCCTTCGCCCTGATCCGCGCGGCCGCGCGACTGCCCCTGGCGCGGACGCTGGTCGCCGCCCGATTCGCCCCGCGCCACGAGGAGTTGACGGTCGACGCCCTGGGACTGCGCATGCCGGGGCCGTTCGGTCTTGCCGCGGGCTTCGACAAGAACGCGGACGGCATCGACGGCCTGGCGCTCCTCGGCTTCTCCCACATCGAGACCGGCACCGTCACCGGGCAGCCGCAGCCCGGCAATCCGCCGAAGCGCCTCTTCCGGCTCGTGCCGGACCGGGCGCTGATCAACCGCATGGGGTTCAACAACGACGGTTCCGCCGCCGTCGCCTCCCGGCTCGCGGCCCGCGCCGCCCGCCGGAGCGGCAGGGCTGACGGACCCGTGGTCGGCGTCAACATCGGCAAGACCAAGGCCGTCCCCGAGGAGGAGGCCGTAGCCGACTACGTGACCTCCACCCGGCGCCTCGCCCCGTACGCCGACTACCTCGTCGTCAACGTCTCCTCGCCCAACACCCCCGGGCTGCGCGCCTTCCAGGCCACCGAGGCGCTGCGGCCGCTGCTGCGCGCCGTGCGCGAGGCAGCGGACGAGACGGTCACCGAGCGCCGCGTACCGCTGCTGGTGAAGATCGCACCCGACCTCGCCGACGAGGACGTGGACGCCGTCGCCGACCTCGCCGTCGAACTCGGCCTGGACGGCGTCATCGCCACCAACACCACCGTCGCCCGCGAAGGACTCGGCCTGACCGCCGGACCCTCCCTCACCTCGGAGACCGGCGGCCTCTCCGGAGCCCCGCTGCGCGAGCGGTCGCTGGAGGTGCTGCGGCGCCTCTACGCGAGGGTGGGCGGCCGGATCACCCTCGTCGGCGTCGGCGGGATCACCACCGCCGACGACGCATGGCAGCGCATCCTCGCGGGCGCCACCCTCGTACAGGGCTACAGCGCTTTCGTCTACGAGGGCCCCGGCTGGGCCCGCCGAATTCACCGGGGGCTGGCGGCACGACTCGCGGCCAGCCCCTACGAGACCCTCGCCGACGCCGTCGGTGCGGCACACGGAGAGGCAGAGGCGGCATGA
- the carB gene encoding carbamoyl-phosphate synthase large subunit produces the protein MPKRTDIESVLVIGSGPIVIGQAAEFDYSGTQACRVLKAEGLRVILVNSNPATIMTDPEIADATYVEPITPEFVEKIIAKERPDALLPTLGGQTALNTAISLHESGTLAEYGVELIGANVEAINKGEDRDKFKEVVEAVRERIGHGSSARSVICHSMDEVLAGVEGLGGYPVVVRPSFTMGGAGSGFAHDEEELRRIAGQGLALSPTSEVLLEESILGWKEYELELMRDKHDNVVVVCSIENFDPMGVHTGDSITVAPAMTLTDREYQILRDIGIAVIREVGVDTGGCNIQFAVDPADGRVVVIEMNPRVSRSSALASKATGFPIAKIAAKLAVGYTLDEIPNDITEETPASFEPTLDYVVVKAPRFAFEKFPAADDTLTTTMKSVGEAMAIGRNFPEALNKALRSLEKKGSQFDFTGPPGEKAALLKQAARPTDGRINTVMAAIRAGATQEEVFDATKIDPWFTDQLFLIHEVAEELAAARELSPELLATAKRYGFSDAQIAAVRSLREDVVREVRHALGIRPVYKTVDTCAAEFAARTPYFYSSYDEESEVAAREKPAVIILGSGPNRIGQGIEFDYSCVHASFALRAAPTPEGGYETVMVNCNPETVSTDYDTSDRLYFEPLTLEDVLEIVHAEQAAGPVAGVVVQLGGQTPLGLAQALKEAGVPIVGTPPEAINLAEERGAFGRVLEEAGLPAPKYGTAYSFEQAKDIAAGINYPVMVRPSYVLGGRGMEIVYDEESLAAYLERHAGLISEHPVLIDRFLDDAIEIDVDALYDGRELYLGGVMEHIEEAGIHSGDSACALPPITLGGHDIKRLRASTEAIARGVGVRGLINIQFAMSGDILYVLEANPRASRTVPFTSKATAVPLAKAAARISLGATVGELRAEGMLPAAGDGGDLPLDAPISVKEAVLPWNRFRDVQGHGVDTVLGPEMRSTGEVMGIDAVFGTSYAKSQAAAYGALPTKGRAFVSVANRDKRSLIFPARELAAMGFELLATSGTAEVLKRNGINATVVRKHSQGPGPSGEPTVVQLIHDGHIDLIVNTPWGTGGRLDGYDIRTAAVTRSVPCLTTVQALAAAVQGIEAMARGEVGVRSLQDHADHLTAARGSG, from the coding sequence GTGCCTAAGCGCACCGACATCGAGTCCGTTCTGGTGATCGGCTCCGGTCCGATCGTCATCGGCCAGGCGGCCGAGTTCGACTACTCCGGCACCCAGGCATGCCGGGTGCTCAAGGCCGAGGGCCTGCGGGTGATCCTCGTCAACTCCAACCCGGCGACGATCATGACGGACCCGGAGATCGCCGACGCCACATATGTCGAGCCGATCACCCCGGAGTTCGTGGAGAAGATCATCGCCAAGGAGCGGCCGGACGCCCTGCTGCCGACGCTCGGCGGCCAGACGGCACTCAACACGGCGATCTCCCTGCACGAGTCCGGCACTCTCGCCGAGTACGGCGTCGAACTGATCGGCGCCAACGTGGAGGCCATCAACAAGGGCGAGGACCGCGACAAGTTCAAGGAGGTCGTCGAGGCGGTGCGCGAACGCATCGGCCACGGCTCCTCCGCCCGCTCGGTCATCTGCCACTCCATGGACGAGGTCCTCGCCGGCGTCGAAGGGCTCGGCGGCTACCCCGTGGTCGTACGGCCCTCGTTCACGATGGGCGGCGCGGGCTCCGGTTTCGCGCACGACGAGGAGGAGTTGCGGCGCATCGCCGGGCAGGGCCTGGCCCTGTCGCCCACGAGCGAGGTGCTGCTGGAGGAGTCGATCCTCGGGTGGAAGGAGTACGAGCTGGAGCTGATGCGCGACAAGCACGACAACGTCGTGGTCGTCTGCTCCATCGAGAACTTCGACCCGATGGGCGTGCACACCGGGGACTCGATCACCGTGGCCCCCGCGATGACGCTGACCGACCGCGAGTACCAGATCCTGCGGGACATCGGCATCGCCGTGATCCGCGAGGTCGGAGTCGACACCGGCGGCTGCAACATCCAGTTCGCCGTCGACCCCGCCGACGGACGGGTCGTCGTGATCGAGATGAACCCCCGGGTCTCGCGCTCCTCGGCGCTCGCCTCCAAGGCCACCGGCTTCCCCATCGCCAAGATCGCCGCGAAGCTCGCCGTGGGCTACACCCTCGACGAGATCCCCAACGACATCACCGAGGAGACCCCCGCCTCCTTCGAGCCGACGCTGGACTACGTGGTGGTCAAGGCGCCCCGTTTCGCGTTCGAGAAGTTCCCGGCCGCGGACGACACCCTCACCACCACCATGAAGTCCGTCGGGGAGGCCATGGCCATCGGCCGCAACTTCCCCGAGGCGCTCAACAAGGCGCTGCGGTCGCTGGAGAAGAAGGGCAGCCAGTTCGACTTCACCGGCCCGCCCGGGGAGAAGGCCGCACTGCTGAAGCAGGCCGCACGCCCCACCGACGGGCGGATCAACACCGTCATGGCGGCGATCCGCGCCGGGGCCACCCAGGAGGAGGTCTTCGACGCCACGAAGATCGACCCCTGGTTCACCGACCAGCTCTTCCTCATCCACGAAGTGGCCGAAGAGCTGGCCGCCGCAAGGGAGTTGAGCCCCGAGCTGCTGGCCACGGCGAAACGGTACGGCTTCTCCGACGCGCAGATCGCGGCCGTACGCTCGCTGCGCGAGGACGTCGTACGAGAGGTGCGGCACGCGCTGGGAATCCGCCCCGTATACAAGACAGTCGACACCTGCGCGGCCGAATTCGCCGCCCGTACGCCCTACTTCTACTCCTCCTACGACGAGGAGAGCGAGGTCGCAGCGCGCGAAAAGCCCGCCGTGATCATCCTCGGCTCCGGGCCCAACCGCATCGGCCAGGGCATCGAGTTCGACTACTCCTGCGTCCACGCCTCCTTCGCCCTGCGCGCTGCGCCGACTCCTGAGGGCGGGTACGAGACCGTGATGGTCAACTGCAACCCGGAGACCGTCTCCACCGACTACGACACCTCCGACCGGCTCTACTTCGAGCCGCTCACCCTTGAGGACGTACTGGAGATCGTCCACGCCGAACAGGCCGCGGGCCCCGTCGCGGGCGTCGTCGTACAGCTCGGCGGCCAGACCCCGCTCGGGCTGGCGCAGGCGCTGAAGGAGGCGGGCGTGCCGATCGTGGGCACTCCGCCCGAGGCGATCAACCTCGCCGAGGAGCGCGGCGCCTTCGGACGAGTACTGGAGGAGGCCGGGCTCCCGGCGCCCAAGTACGGCACGGCCTACTCCTTCGAGCAGGCCAAGGACATCGCCGCCGGCATCAACTACCCGGTGATGGTGCGCCCTTCGTACGTACTGGGCGGACGCGGCATGGAGATCGTCTACGACGAGGAGTCACTGGCCGCCTATCTGGAGCGCCACGCGGGCCTGATCTCCGAACACCCGGTGCTCATCGACCGCTTCCTCGACGACGCCATCGAGATCGACGTCGACGCCCTCTACGACGGCCGGGAGCTGTATCTCGGCGGCGTGATGGAGCACATCGAGGAGGCGGGCATCCACTCCGGCGACTCCGCCTGCGCGCTGCCGCCCATCACCCTCGGCGGTCACGACATCAAGCGGCTGCGCGCCTCGACCGAGGCCATCGCAAGGGGAGTCGGGGTGCGCGGGCTGATCAACATCCAGTTCGCCATGTCCGGGGACATCCTCTACGTGCTGGAGGCCAACCCGCGTGCCTCCCGCACCGTCCCGTTCACCTCCAAGGCGACGGCCGTGCCCCTGGCGAAGGCCGCCGCCCGCATCTCGCTGGGCGCCACCGTCGGGGAGCTGCGCGCCGAGGGCATGCTCCCTGCCGCCGGCGACGGCGGCGATCTGCCGCTGGACGCTCCGATCTCCGTGAAGGAGGCAGTGCTTCCGTGGAACCGCTTCCGTGACGTGCAGGGGCACGGCGTGGACACCGTGCTCGGCCCGGAGATGCGTTCCACCGGTGAAGTCATGGGCATCGACGCGGTGTTCGGCACCTCCTACGCCAAGTCGCAGGCCGCCGCGTACGGTGCGCTGCCGACGAAGGGCCGGGCGTTCGTCTCCGTCGCCAACCGCGACAAGCGCTCGCTGATCTTCCCGGCACGCGAACTGGCCGCCATGGGCTTCGAGTTGCTGGCCACCTCCGGCACCGCCGAGGTCCTCAAGCGCAACGGCATCAACGCCACCGTCGTACGCAAGCACAGCCAGGGCCCGGGACCCTCCGGCGAGCCCACCGTCGTCCAGCTCATCCACGACGGGCACATCGACCTCATCGTCAACACCCCCTGGGGCACCGGCGGTCGCCTCGACGGCTACGACATCCGTACCGCCGCCGTGACGCGTTCGGTGCCGTGCCTCACCACCGTCCAGGCGCTCGCCGCCGCGGTCCAGGGGATCGAGGCGATGGCGCGCGGCGAGGTCGGGGTGCGTTCCCTTCAGGACCACGCCGACCACCTCACCGCCGCCCGTGGGTCGGGGTGA
- the pyrF gene encoding orotidine-5'-phosphate decarboxylase — protein MSTANPGTEPFGARLRRAMDTRGPLCVGIDPHSSLLAAWGLGDDVAGLERFARTVVEALADRVAAFKPQSAFFERFGSRGVAVLERAVAEARAAGALVVMDAKRGDIGSTMAAYADAFLDPSSPLFSDALTVSPYLGFGSLRPALDRARAEGCGLFVLALTSNPEGAEVQHAVREDGRSVAATVLAHLAEENRGERPLGSFGAVVGATLGAALGGSEESAQGNAHGEGRGAPPVGLDINGPLLAPGIGAQGATAADLPRVFGEAAGNVLPSISRGVLQHGPSARALRDAAAREAEQLAGAVARHPADR, from the coding sequence ATGAGCACCGCGAACCCCGGCACGGAACCCTTCGGCGCACGGCTGCGACGGGCCATGGACACCCGTGGCCCGCTGTGCGTCGGCATCGACCCGCACTCGTCGCTGCTGGCCGCCTGGGGACTGGGCGACGACGTGGCCGGACTCGAACGGTTCGCCCGCACCGTGGTGGAGGCCCTGGCGGACCGAGTCGCCGCGTTCAAGCCGCAGTCCGCGTTCTTCGAACGGTTCGGCTCGCGCGGCGTCGCCGTACTGGAGCGTGCCGTCGCCGAAGCACGCGCCGCCGGGGCGCTGGTGGTCATGGACGCCAAGCGCGGCGACATCGGCTCGACCATGGCCGCCTACGCCGATGCCTTCCTCGACCCTTCCTCTCCTCTCTTCTCGGATGCGCTGACGGTCAGCCCGTATCTGGGATTCGGGTCGCTGCGCCCCGCGTTGGACCGTGCGCGCGCCGAGGGCTGCGGCCTCTTCGTCCTCGCTCTGACCTCCAACCCGGAAGGTGCCGAAGTGCAGCACGCGGTACGGGAGGACGGCCGCAGCGTCGCCGCGACCGTGCTGGCGCATCTCGCCGAGGAGAACCGGGGAGAGCGGCCGTTGGGCTCCTTCGGCGCGGTCGTGGGCGCCACCCTCGGTGCCGCTCTCGGGGGGAGTGAGGAAAGCGCACAGGGCAATGCACACGGTGAAGGCCGGGGCGCCCCGCCCGTCGGCCTCGACATCAACGGCCCGCTGCTCGCGCCGGGGATCGGCGCCCAGGGCGCCACGGCCGCAGATCTTCCACGGGTGTTCGGCGAGGCGGCGGGCAACGTTCTGCCCAGCATCAGCAGGGGAGTGCTGCAACACGGACCGTCGGCGCGGGCGCTGCGCGACGCCGCGGCCCGGGAGGCGGAACAGCTCGCGGGCGCCGTCGCGCGCCACCCCGCAGATCGATGA
- the mihF gene encoding integration host factor, actinobacterial type, with the protein MALPPLTPEQRAAALEKAAAARRERAEVKNRLKHSGATLHDVIKQGQENDVIGKMKVSALLESLPGVGKVRAKQIMERLGISESRRVRGLGSNQIAALEREFGGASA; encoded by the coding sequence GTGGCTCTTCCGCCCCTTACCCCTGAACAGCGCGCAGCCGCGCTCGAAAAGGCCGCCGCGGCTCGCCGGGAGCGCGCCGAGGTCAAGAACCGGCTGAAGCACTCCGGCGCGACCCTGCACGATGTGATCAAACAGGGCCAGGAGAACGACGTCATCGGCAAGATGAAGGTCAGCGCTCTCCTGGAAAGCCTGCCCGGCGTCGGCAAGGTCCGCGCCAAGCAGATCATGGAGCGTCTGGGGATCTCCGAAAGCCGCCGTGTGCGCGGCCTCGGGTCCAACCAGATCGCCGCCCTGGAGCGGGAGTTCGGCGGCGCGTCCGCCTGA